The genomic segment AGAGTGGGAGGATACCCGGATAGAAGTTTGGTGAATCCCTGTATGGGGCCAGCTTAACTTGAGATGCATTTGATTATTTTGTAGCTCCATTCTTTGGCTtattactgaaaataaacatcatcagctgtttcacaaatgaTTTTATTCGTTCAGAATTTTTGTCTCTTTCAAGGTGGAACATGTTTCAGAAGAGGAAATAtagtcacagaaaaaaaaaagaaattaaagcttGTCAGTTCAGTCACAATGAGTGACAGAACTCCCCTGATACCATGGCAACACAAGGAATTTTACTCAATAGAGCCCATGACAAATCAGGACCTTGATTTTCACTGCTTTCCAAGTATAAGGATAGTAGGGGGAGGGAGATGGAGGACAGACCTCATTCAGATCAGAAACAGCTCACAAGCTTATTAAATGAGAGAAACCTGATAGCACGAGAAGAATTCAACCTTATTGGGAATCAGTTTGCACCTCAGTAGTAGCATTAATGGAAGTTTAAAAGCTACATCACAGGGAGGAAGCCTGTTTTGTAGCACTTGCTACgtcatttttataaacactgCAAACTCAATTTCCTTTGGAGCATTTATAACTTGATAAGGATTGTGTTGGGTTTGTTATGGATCAGCAATGTTGAGACCACATATAACCAAATATCATAAATCAGTCTTATCCAGACAGTGAATTGCTTTATTCAGTTATTTGTCATCATCAAGAAAATGGAAAGATATCACTTTTGAGACACGCCTACAtcagagacaaacaaaaaacaaatttgtaAGTTGTTGAAAATAAACATCATAAATACTCAGAGTTAAGTGATTGTGTTTGTATGGATGGTAAATAACTGAGAACAGAGGAGGGACCAGCTTGGGAAATTCCTTGCGCTGTTCTACAATTGCTTTGATTTCCGTTTAATCCCAGGAGCAGTCGTTTAACGAACCAGTTAATTGCAAAATCAGATTAAATCCCCGAAAGCCTTGAAATTATCTGAGTGTGAAGTGTTTCTCTGATGCTCCAGGCACATTATTATCGCCCCctagttaattttttattgtgaaaccTCTTTTAGAAGCCAACAAGTCCTTGAATCATAAACTCCCACTGCCAAAGACATTTATCATTACCCACAATCCTTCCTTCCCATAACTTAAATTTATTGTATGCAGTGACTCACAAGCTAGTGTCTGCTCAAGCAACAAGATTTGCTGATTTTCAGGAAAATGCTAATCCAAGAAACACCTACAGAGAAATATAGCTGTCAGATCCTGGGTCCAGATCAGACAAAAATCAAATCATTGTACTGCAGATTAGCTAGAGTTAAAGTCCTCTGGCTCATTTGGTTAGTTACAGACAGACGACAGACCATACAACAGACAATCCAGCTGGTAATCCCTTTGAGGGTCCTGCATATCCGTCACCCCCTCATGGTCCAGATCTTGGATTATGAGGTGACACCAGTGAAGAGGGTTATTCACAcctcattataaaaaaaaaaaaaagcaggataaGACCAAGAAAGCAGTGGCTTGTCTCAACTGAGACACAGGTGGTAGAAGATGAGCAACTAATGCTGATTTTCTCTCTTGGGCCCAACTGATgcaataaaaaggaaagaaaggctGTATTTAATAATGGCAATAAAATTTATAAATCacctaaattaaatgtattttagaaTGTGCTCTGGCAGTATGCAGTGTTTCAGGAGCAAAATGGTTTTGTGATTAGGGAGCGGAGATGTTGAGGTGCAGAGATAAAGTCATTACAATGGTATGCCACTGGGATCTGGAGAGGTCTGAACTAATGGAGAGTCAAAAATGGTACCAGGCAGGCGGGCGACTGCAATAAATAGTACTGGGAGACCACAGAATGAGCATTAACAACAGAACTGCCAGTATTGGTTAGAGGGCATTTCTCCCTTTGTGTGTCTCCTCCAGGGAATCTCTGGTTACAACAAGTGGATTTCTCTGGTGATGCAACTTCCAGTCCTCACAGCATCACAGTGTCCTCTACATCAACAGCAACGGGCACCAACAATAAGCTTTTTACATCGACACACTAAAATCTgaccaaaactaaacaacaCTAAAGAATATCAGTCTAGTGATTGGCATAATGGTGAAAATCTGAGCAACTTCAAAGCTCAACCTAGGTCGGGTGCCATATGTGAAGTCATATTATAATTCCTAAAGCCTGAAGGCCCTGACTTTTGAAGAGCAGGTTAAATCATCAGCATAAGGTTTAAATTAAAGAACAAGAAGCTTTATTTTCTGCACCAGAAGCTTCCAAAGTAAACAAAATTCCTTTATCGACAACATGAGAATAGTGTCAAGTTCCTTTATGCACTGATGAGCACATGAAGCATAATTATACTTGTGTTTGAAGGCAAATAAGAGACAAAGTAATTATTAGATGAAAAGATGTTATTAAAAAGAAGTCTGCAGACTCTTTACACATCTGTTGTGGCCTTTGATATGTTAAAACATGACCAGCATGGAAGAAATGTTGTAAGAAAGCTGGTCTACATTTACAGATGTTACATTACATTGCCAACAAAAACTCCACAAAtgtagatgtttgttttattttattgtttaaaatgaatgttaaTTTCACAAGCAAACTCCACTGCATTTAAGTAAATGATACTTGGAatctgttttgttcttttaagaGCAACATGCTGAGAAATGTTTAGTCATGCCACATGTCCTGATAAACTGCAGATGCAGTAGATGATTCAAGTTTGTGGCATCCTGCCACTGAGGTGCAGATGTACGGTAGCAAGATGCCACAATCTGACAGCAGTTAATACAGAAATTAGATCTGACCAGACAAGCCcgaactgtgtttgtgtgtgagtgatcTGCATGAATCAGTGGTTCACAAAAACATCTGCCTTGACTTTGAGTATCAGTTCTCTGTTGTATTTGAAGTTATGTAAATCCAGATGGTCCAACATAAAACTGGCAGGCCCTTTTAAAGGAGGGATTAGATTGGGATTAGCCATGTCAGCACATGTATGTCAACTCCGTGTCTACTGTCTCAGATTAATGCTTGCCCTTCCTTTCGGATTAGGATTAAGGTTTGGACAATGTAGAATAAAAGATTAAggtccagagaagaagagaagagaattGTCTTATTAACACAAAGTTTAACAGAGAATAACTTTTTATCTTGTCTTTCTGGTTTGGGTGCCTTTTAAATATTATACACGTTTCTTTTGTGCCAGATATCACATATTCGGTACTTGGAGACATGCAAGCACTGACTAATTGAAAAAGATTCATGAGTCAGAACAAGAAGTACAGGGGAAAATCAACCAAATATTATGGCAGctattgtcatttttaatgataTTCTGCTAATGATGTTGAGTCAATAATCACTGGAAAATGTTTGGCCTGTTGTGAGTTCTgtcgctttaaaaaaaatgtttaattttcatttttgttcttaTTATTTGTGTGGAGTTTTATCTCATCCCATCTTTACATGTTTTGTAATGTCCTGATGTTTTTATGTcaattttaaacttttgttaAAATCAAAGATTTCCAGCTGATTATGGAATATTGTTGTGGgctatgctgttttttttgttgttgttttcttttttgtttgttcgtttgtttgtttttttgttttttgatatttaaaaaaaatatttagctttGGGAAAAATGCTATTGGATTTGAAGCTGAAACTAGAATCTTCAGAGGATTGAAGACCCAGGTATCATTATGAAATCAGCCTTTCCATTCTACTGTTCATATGCCACTTCAACCCTGATGTTTTGGCCAGTATTTTtacctaaattaatttaaacatgaatatatgtatatatatatatatatatatatatatatacacattcaGGTCCTCCACTTTGAATTAAGGAAATAAACTTGAGCACTGTCATATTCTCTGCAGGACTTATACATATTGAGCTTTTAGATAACAAAAGTAGCAGTCCTGAATTAGAAGACAATATGACACCCTATTAACATCTCATTTTTGACTAgtttaaggtgttttttttcttgcacaACTCTATAGCAGAATAGTGATGGGGTCATGCAGTTTAGGCTAATTGGACTCTCTAAAATGTCCACAAGAGTAAATATTAGCACATATAAATGTCTGATTGGGCAGGTTGTGTCTTGCCAATTGTCTAATATCAGTTAATCGCCATTCCCCCCCCCATGACCCTTTTAAGAATAAGCAGGTATGGTTAATCTGCAGTCTGTGCAAGCTGAGGCAtacaaaacagatttattgttGGCACCTTTGCacctttgttcctttttttgttttctgcataGTCTTCCTCTCATCTCTTGACTTGTGGTGCTAAATTGTAAAGTTAACACAGGTTTTTGGAGAGCTTGACCCTAAATGATTGATTTGAAAGGAGAAATAGCCCACAGTCAAGTCAAACATAGAGTGAGTAAATGATTTTCAATTACTTCTACATGCACAggcaaaacatatttaattctTGCATGGCTGACATCTTGGCACCATAAGAAGCCTTCTTATTGACATCCTAATGAGGCTACAGCTCATCCTACTGCCTTCACCCAAGCAACATATTTCTGTGCATTCGTTCCTTAAACCAATGCTGTGAGCTACATTGTCTCTTTTTGCAGCAGCTCTGATTCTATTCCTCACTGAAAGCTGTCAAGTAAATGTTTAAAGTCACTCAATTCTCCAGGCTGCCAGGTGTCTATTTTCCTTGTCTTCCAAAGCTTCAAACAAGGGCAGCCTCTCTTACAACCGCCTGGAGGTATGACTGCTAACAGCAATTCCCAAGCTGGGAGTCTAGCAATTACAGCACTCCTCCTCTATCCCTTTAATTGCAAAGGGAGCTGTTTCCTGGGTGATCAGACAGGCTGCCTGCCACCAGGGAAACTAGTTTCATCACCTCTGGCAGCCTCAGGTAAATGAGGGTGTTTTGCTGAAGAGTTAAATAAAGGTTGTTTGTTAATAGTGCCAGATGATTCATATCTCTCTTAAAGCATCACCTTTGGCACTGCTGCTTGATGGATAAGACAGGTTGAGTTGCTTATGGAAAGTTCACAGAGAACACACAGAGCCGCCATCAAGTGTGATTGATCatattaaagattttaaatatgtgtgggGGTAAAAGTAAATATGTGCAACAGAATACCCTTCTGAAACAGAGCTAGCTTAATGATTATTAGTGTTTCGGGACAGAGCTGCCTTACAGGGACATAAAGGAGTGCCTTTATGTGTTTTTCATACAACATCACTTCTCTCCAAATGAGAAATTTGACActtaaatatgtgtttattGAGGTCATGGCAACAACACCCTTGCAGTGGTGGCAGTGGGAGGCTGAGACAGCTAAATGTAGTTAATAGAGCTGTGCTAATTAGCACAATAATGTTCAAAATGGTAAATGGCTTCAGCTTCTATCCACAGGGATCCAGAGATACATACAGGTAATACAGTGCAAGCAAAGCCAATTCAGCAATTACGGCTTATTtgtaccattaaaaaaaataaaaaagcagagtACATGATTTGATTTAGGtagaaacaaatttatttttttactttataaaaaaaacacatgacttTACCATTTAATCTAAATTTCACTCAAAACTGCTTCATTTCTATGTTTGTATTGTAAATTAGTGCAGATAGCAAAAAAGTGCTTCCACAACAATGTTTTTGCAGCGCTGAACGATGCTGAAAATAATGGCAAATTTCTCTTTGTTAAGGCTGAATAAAACTCAAccataaaatgaaattttaaatgagGAATTTTTGAAAGTTGATTTGAAGTCTCTTCAGCTATAAATGGAAGTAAAACCAAACAAGATGATGCTTTTCAGTGATGTGTCATGTGAACAGATTAAATTAACACAGCATATCACTGATAGTACAAAAAGCTGCAGAGTGATCAATGCAAGTAATTTCAGTACTGATCAATATATGTGACTGACTTATATGAGTTTCAGTAAATCATATAATGTTTAGGCATTATGAAGCCTGAGCAGCAGCTCTAAGGGGAATTAATAATAACATCCCAAACAACATGGTGGCCAGACTCCGTCctgaaataaacattaaaaaaattggCAAAACCTGCAGGTggaattatatttttgtttcagcTTGAATTTGGCTTAAGGATCAACCATGAACTTACTGCCAATGATGGATCAATGTTTTATTGAGATACTGGAGAGTGCAAGGCGATGCCATCACTCAGGTCTAATTGACATGATGAGGAGCTATTACTGTATTGATCCACCTGGCAAGTTGTACAGGATCAGCTGAGGCCTGCATCGACCTGACTAAGTGGGTGCACGGTCCTCTGAGGGTCAGGCAAATGTTAAGGGGATATTACCAGTTTATGGTGGAGCCGGATGTCAATCAGGTTGAGGTGAAACAAcagccaaaaaaagaaagatttcggctcaaaaaaaaaagatacttaCCCTGGTCATAATGCCTGTAGAAAAAGGCTGTGCTTGTAAACAAATCAGTATGAATGACatgagaaccagaaccacaaatAAACCTGCTCAGGCAGTTTAATGAGTTAATATCGTATCAATaaattagcataaaatagacTTCTGAGCTCTTTACACGGCACCAAATACTGTACAGACACTGTAAAAGAAGATATCTTGAATGAtaccataaaaaaagaaacaactcaGACAAGAGATCAGCATGAGTCTGTCATCTTTTTTCTCTTAATCCCAGCCAAAGTCATGACCAGTCATCTTGTAAAATTTGCTATTAAAGGGTTTATAAAAGTCTCTCAGTCTCTGCACCACCTCTGGGTCAATGTTAGGATGTGTCCTGCCTTTGGTTTTACCCAAGCAATGTGGCTTACTGTTCCCTTCTGGTCTCTTAAGGCAGGGGAACCCTTTTGCTGGGTTAAAGTGGAAATACTTCTCAGTGATCACCCTCCTGAGTCCAAGGAAATCCTGAACCTGAGCAATCTCACCTGCAGGGTCTGTAATGAGACGCTCTCCACTAACAAACAACAGCTGCTCCATGGGGAAGAACTGGAGCCAGCGCTCAAGGTGTTTGGCGTACATGCCGATCTGAACGGCACTCCATGTGGTGTCAATCAGACCTGCTGACATGTTCTTAAAAGTCAGACTCTCGAAAGAGGGGATGTCTGGCTTCTTGGAGCGGGTTTGAGTATAGTCTGAGATGGCTCGTGTGACAGGGTCCCGAACAACTACAATTAGCTTGATGTCTCTGGACATTGTGTAGATCCGAGCAGGGACCTCCTTTGTGACATAGTAGCTGGGTGTCTTCTCCATGGTCAGCTGGCCCTCTGATGACTTGGGCATCAATTTCctgtgagttaaaaaaaaaaatcaattaacatTTGCTGTCCTGATGACAAATTCCTTCAATATTAACTttgcacaaacacatttttttaagagCCAACGCCTTGCAAAAGTTAAATAAAGCAAGATGAGATTTACACTGACAGAGTCACTTCATGGAAGGTTCAAAGATACTGCCAGAAATGAGGTGGTCAATCATCATCAAGAAGATAGTTGTAGACATCATGAGCTGCATTAACCAAGTCTGGAAATGTACCTAAGATGACAGGAGATGCTAGGTGTTGCAGGAGTCCTGTCAATCATCACTGATGCACATGAAAACGACACAAAGTCCATGTGATCCACCTCCAGGAAGACATTCATCTCTTGCTGCTAATCTATCTCGAGACTTATCACAGCGAAATATTtcccacattcaccagctcgtaTAAATGGTGATTAAGCTCATAATAGGCAGCATGCTTATTCATCTCTCCTCATTTTTGTCTGCAATGTTACATAAAATGGGAATATTTGGTGAAGCTTTGCATTCCTTTGGATAGATTGTAAGAAAAGATTGTAAAAATTTAACCCACAACTTcatattcttttttaatctgaatagCTCTGAGTGATCATAATATAGCCTGTTAACTATAACCCTCACTGGATAATGGCTAAAGTGTGCCAAAGGGGATTACGTCTAAGCCAAACAAGCTTGAGCATTAGTCTGGTTGATTGCCTTGCTATTGAACTGGGTGTCTGGTTCTGCAGAGAAAGGAAAGGAGGACAAAACAACTGAGACAGTGTTAAGTTtttaaaccaagaaaaaaaagctgcagaggATATGTACACAATAACATGCACTCCAGAAGAACTGGGTTAaagtacagaaaacattttatgctGAGACAGGATCACAAGGAAGTTCATTAAGTTTTTCATCTACAATTTTATCCAAACTATCAATACTGGACTAAGAGTCTGCAAGAGTTGACTCAAAAGTAATGCAAGATTTAAGGATCTTTaacctttttctttgttttggtttcagtCCTACAAATTGCTTGTGTTATTTACAGTAAAGATCCAGTTAAATATGAACATCAGCTCTTTATTACCTGCAAACACTTCTGAGATCAAATTAATACATTTGACACattactgaatttatttactaaGTGCATAACATTTCTGCTTCATTACCTCTGGCAAGGCAGAGGTTGTGTTTTCAGTGGCGCTggctctgtctgtctgtcagcaacataatttaaaaagttatggacagattttaattACGTTTTTTAGGAAATGTCAGTCagtggaaaaagaaacaagtgattagattttggtgGGGATCTGTATCAttgtctggatccaggaactATTAAAGGACTCTTTACTATGATGAGATAGTGATagttttgccattacagcttctacaTCAACAGATAATGCCCATAatagatgacatcatggtagatgttaaatATACTAACAGATTGCCACCATTAGAGAGAATGCTAATTTCTTCAAAAACTTCAATACCATTTGCCATTTGCTTCATCTTAGTCTCTAAAGGTATGTATCCATCTAAATAAGATGTGGTATTAGCTTGAAGTATACATAAGCGTGTTGGCATGAGGTTGATAGCTGGGTGGGCTGTTGTTCCTTTTAGGGTTTTTCTTAGGTGAGTGACCCTGTGGCTTGTCAGAAGTCTGTGCTCTCTGATTGCTTCTAGTTAGAGTATTTCATGCTGATTTGATGAATGTGAGAAAATTATCACAATCAAGGGCAGTGTGTGGATGTCTTTTGATAAATAATACAAGCTGAAGTGTTATGTGTTGTGTTAGCATGCACAAGCCACCTACATACTTCATGTCGGTTTACAGCTGTCACAATGCAAATCCTCAATTATAACAGCACTTGGCAATAGTCTAAAGTTTTTTACTGTGAGTGGTTGATCTAAATCAAACAACAGGAAAGCAGAGGAGCCATGTCATTAACATGATTACCATAATTCCCAACCATCTGTTAGTATGCGCATTCAGTTTCAATCCCTCTCCAAGCCCAGCAGCTTTTAACTTCAAAATTTATGTggcagaaacaagcagaaaattGTCTGCAAGATTTTGCTTTGCAAAGCAGCGgcgaaaaagaaaagctgagtAATTGTGTTTGCCTTTAACCTTCTTCATTCGTGCCAcacaaagatattttatttctcaATCCGAACCatggttttacacatttatatcgCCAGGTAAgtcaaggcaagtttatttgtacaccAAATTTCATGCACAAGACAACTCAAAGGGTTTTACATGaaatttttaaagcattacacCAAAAGGCAAAGGAAACATTAATAGACATACAAAgagacaaattaaataaatacaagacaAGAGTTGTCCatttctgcaaataaaaaaatgaattcaGTCTAATCCTCCAGTGCTATTCTCATCCTGACAACCTTGGCAACCATCATATGTTGTGGAAACCACTAACCTAATCAAGGTAATAGGAATGGGAAACAAACACAACTCTATTAGAACCCCTGCAATTATCCTTCTGCATCTCTTGGATACGCACAGCACTGCAGGCCTTTCTTGAGGCCTCAAGGCACACAAAAACCTTTGACCAATCAAACTAACCACTTAGTCAGTGATGAATACAATATACAGCAGGAGTATAAATGCATTATTCATCCTTGCAGAGACAAAACAGGACAACATTTCTGACTGTGCAAGGAGTGACAAAGATGCCTGAGGCTGGTAGATGCAGCAAGCTTCCACAATTTGTTCTGATTAATAAACAATGTCGCCTACAACCAAAAGGTCTCATGAACCAATCGGCCATGCTAAAGCATTGCTGTTCAGCTTTGAGACCATGGAAATGTGAGTTTCCCCAAATTGGGCCACAAAATTTAAACTTTTGCCCCTTTatgaagtttgcatgttttggagtttattttttgtaggtAAAACCACTCCTTCACTCTGAAAACTTGTAGCATTCATGCTATTAAATATAGATCTATATGTTGTTGACTCTTGACATAAACCCAGGGAAGAACTacaaagaatggaagataacaGCAGGAGGCAGAGAGACGAAGGAGTAAAAGGACTATATGGAATCAGGTGCACAGTTGGAGGATGGGAACTGTGCCCCCTAttccctcctccacctcccacCCTGACACTGAGGCCTAAGTTGTCAGCTCAGCTTCTATTTCAGATGCTGTGTCTACATTTTCCTGCCTCCTACAGCACAGATGTAAACCACAagtgttatgttgtgtaatgCATCAGTGTTTT from the Melanotaenia boesemani isolate fMelBoe1 chromosome 2, fMelBoe1.pri, whole genome shotgun sequence genome contains:
- the hs3st3b1a gene encoding heparan sulfate glucosamine 3-O-sulfotransferase 3B1a encodes the protein MEYSPILPSLHVVLSSHVRNKLFVFCIMLSLWVYMIYCCVGYCSTMPNLRYGPLNRHENEAEVDNQASSLGASRDLLNNENDLDSRGDEWEEIRGEAKALDDNAMSSFLNETESKKLPQAIIIGVKKGGTRALLEFLRLHPDIRAVGAEPHFFDRNYEKGLEWYRKLMPKSSEGQLTMEKTPSYYVTKEVPARIYTMSRDIKLIVVVRDPVTRAISDYTQTRSKKPDIPSFESLTFKNMSAGLIDTTWSAVQIGMYAKHLERWLQFFPMEQLLFVSGERLITDPAGEIAQVQDFLGLRRVITEKYFHFNPAKGFPCLKRPEGNSKPHCLGKTKGRTHPNIDPEVVQRLRDFYKPFNSKFYKMTGHDFGWD